A region of Plantactinospora sp. BC1 DNA encodes the following proteins:
- a CDS encoding NUDIX hydrolase, with the protein MRRRRRIGAYGLCRDGERVLLVRGSAALPFPGVWQVPGGGVEHGEHPRAALQREFVEETGLTVAVTGLRVVLADVIRLAEVDGPVAEHTDRIVYDVVPTGGELRAEADGGTDEVAWIDREDLAGLALMPFTAELLGRPADPLPEGAWPAPDPAGSAPGGTAPLAPPDRYQRFAAYGLATDPAGRILLTRIATGFPGAGRWHLPGGGTDHGEQPVSALLRELVEETGQLGRVTGLLHVSHRHNTAEFGPEGRPLDWHGVRVIYRVEVDAPTEARVTEAAGGSTETARWFSRDEVAELPRTEVVDAALSQL; encoded by the coding sequence GTGCGACGGCGACGGCGGATCGGGGCGTACGGGCTGTGTCGGGACGGTGAGCGCGTGCTGCTCGTCCGAGGCTCCGCGGCCCTACCCTTTCCCGGCGTCTGGCAGGTGCCCGGGGGCGGCGTCGAGCACGGGGAGCATCCGAGGGCGGCGTTGCAGCGCGAGTTCGTCGAGGAGACCGGGCTGACCGTCGCGGTGACCGGGCTGCGGGTGGTGCTCGCCGACGTGATCCGGCTGGCCGAGGTCGACGGGCCGGTGGCCGAGCACACCGACCGGATCGTCTACGACGTCGTACCGACCGGCGGCGAGCTGCGTGCCGAGGCGGACGGCGGCACCGACGAGGTCGCCTGGATCGACCGGGAGGACCTGGCCGGGCTGGCCCTGATGCCGTTCACCGCCGAGTTGCTCGGCCGCCCGGCGGACCCGCTGCCCGAGGGCGCCTGGCCCGCACCGGACCCGGCCGGGTCCGCGCCGGGCGGTACCGCGCCCCTGGCACCGCCCGACCGGTACCAGCGGTTCGCGGCGTACGGGCTGGCCACCGATCCCGCCGGCCGGATCCTGCTGACCCGGATCGCGACCGGGTTCCCCGGCGCCGGCCGGTGGCACCTGCCCGGCGGGGGTACCGACCACGGCGAGCAGCCGGTCAGCGCGCTGCTGCGGGAACTGGTCGAGGAGACCGGCCAGCTCGGCCGGGTGACCGGGCTGCTGCACGTGTCGCACCGGCACAACACCGCCGAGTTCGGCCCCGAGGGTCGGCCGCTGGACTGGCACGGGGTCCGGGTGATCTACCGGGTCGAGGTCGACGCGCCCACCGAGGCGAGGGTCACCGAGGCGGCGGGGGGCTCGACCGAGACGGCCCGCTGGTTCTCCCGGGACGAGGTGGCGGAGCTGCCGCGTACCGAGGTGGTGGACGCGGCGCTGTCGCAGCTCTAG
- a CDS encoding phosphatidylserine decarboxylase, translated as MTQSPAVRATGPGRPVRVGERAARVLTTEMARHHGPKTTLLVGVTTDSSVLAAAVDALLPGDVLTVVPADALGADQLREHVTALGQWTAQRVRVADSLADADPADVVIAAEPLAGSAEETRSALDGLGKYLTDGGVLSVLVPALPGRAPGAVGELERQSALFGVGSDLVLVNQPPVRAHRLRFTPAEVSVAARLAPAHRTSSIPLTRGMHIDSNGVAAAGIALGLAALTRVTRPKSRLWLLPALAAGPVAAFFRDPERDIPDDESAVVAAADGQVLSVQRLRDERFGDGEFLRVAVFLSVLDVHVNRAPVAGKVVDYFVADGGFAAAMKPDAEHNVAAYTVLDTEHGTVVVAQRTGLIARRIVQRAPIGALLARGERFGLIRFGSRTDVYLPADAAEPVVGPGERVIGGSSVIARWR; from the coding sequence ATGACCCAGTCCCCCGCCGTACGCGCCACCGGCCCAGGCCGCCCGGTCCGCGTCGGCGAGCGCGCCGCCCGCGTCCTCACCACCGAGATGGCCCGGCATCACGGCCCGAAGACCACCCTGCTGGTCGGGGTCACCACCGACTCGTCCGTACTGGCGGCGGCGGTCGACGCGCTGCTCCCCGGCGACGTACTCACCGTGGTGCCGGCGGACGCGCTCGGCGCCGACCAGCTCCGCGAGCACGTCACCGCCCTCGGGCAGTGGACCGCACAACGGGTCCGGGTCGCCGACTCGCTGGCCGACGCGGACCCGGCGGACGTGGTGATCGCCGCGGAACCGCTGGCCGGCAGCGCCGAGGAGACCCGGAGCGCGCTGGACGGACTCGGCAAGTACCTGACCGACGGCGGGGTACTCAGCGTGCTGGTGCCCGCCCTGCCCGGCCGGGCGCCGGGGGCGGTCGGCGAACTCGAACGGCAGAGCGCGCTCTTCGGCGTCGGCAGCGACCTCGTCCTGGTCAACCAGCCGCCGGTCCGCGCGCACCGGCTCCGGTTCACCCCGGCCGAGGTCTCGGTGGCGGCCCGGTTGGCGCCCGCGCACCGTACGTCGAGCATTCCGCTGACCCGCGGGATGCACATCGACTCCAACGGGGTCGCGGCGGCCGGCATCGCGCTCGGGCTGGCCGCGCTCACCCGGGTCACCCGGCCGAAGTCCCGGCTCTGGCTGCTGCCCGCGCTCGCCGCCGGCCCGGTGGCGGCGTTCTTCCGGGACCCGGAGCGGGACATCCCGGACGACGAGTCCGCCGTGGTCGCCGCCGCCGACGGTCAGGTGCTCTCCGTGCAGCGGCTCCGGGACGAGCGCTTCGGTGACGGCGAGTTCCTCCGGGTCGCGGTCTTCCTCTCCGTACTCGACGTGCACGTCAACCGCGCACCGGTGGCCGGCAAGGTGGTCGACTACTTCGTCGCCGACGGCGGGTTCGCGGCGGCGATGAAACCGGACGCGGAGCACAACGTCGCCGCGTACACGGTGCTCGACACCGAGCACGGCACGGTGGTGGTGGCCCAGCGGACCGGCCTGATCGCCCGGCGGATCGTGCAGCGGGCACCGATCGGGGCACTGCTGGCCCGGGGGGAACGGTTCGGCCTGATCAGGTTCGGTTCGCGTACCGACGTCTACCTGCCGGCCGACGCGGCCGAGCCGGTGGTCGGCCCGGGCGAGCGGGTCATCGGCGGATCCTCCGTGATCGCCCGCTGGCGCTGA
- a CDS encoding phosphatidylcholine/phosphatidylserine synthase, producing the protein MLLVRVGRRDHDLGDDSPGVLVRPDRFYPEDSTRLDPYDVGPLTAAEIEAVVPVSPAVGPADPVDAPGAGMAIPLLPGERSMARRIKFAVVNACTLASLTLGLLAIFQAMQGDVRVAAYCLIACVAFDGLDGALARKMGVASPFGAQMDSLADMCSFGLAAPVVVYASLVGSVSTAAAAVACALVAACAAIRLARFNVSPKDGRFFCGVPTTMAAAVLALAVLIGLPVSGGVQVAGVGLLAFAMVSSFPYAKLARLIKLPPWLWLAPLIGALVDIRLTFAILVVGYLVSGPLLWLRQRRTA; encoded by the coding sequence GTGTTGCTGGTCCGGGTGGGACGCCGGGATCACGACCTGGGCGACGACAGCCCCGGTGTCCTCGTGCGGCCCGACCGCTTCTACCCCGAGGACTCCACCCGGCTCGACCCGTACGACGTCGGCCCGCTGACCGCCGCCGAGATCGAGGCGGTCGTGCCGGTGAGTCCGGCCGTCGGCCCGGCCGATCCGGTCGACGCACCCGGAGCGGGGATGGCGATCCCGCTGCTGCCCGGCGAACGGAGCATGGCGCGCCGGATCAAGTTCGCCGTGGTCAACGCCTGCACCCTGGCCAGCCTGACCCTCGGGCTGCTCGCCATCTTCCAGGCCATGCAGGGCGACGTGCGGGTGGCGGCGTACTGCCTGATCGCCTGCGTGGCGTTCGACGGCCTCGACGGGGCGCTGGCCCGCAAGATGGGCGTGGCCAGCCCGTTCGGTGCCCAGATGGACTCGCTGGCCGACATGTGCTCGTTCGGCCTGGCCGCCCCGGTGGTGGTCTACGCCTCGCTGGTGGGCTCGGTCTCGACCGCCGCCGCAGCGGTGGCCTGCGCACTCGTCGCCGCCTGCGCGGCGATCCGGCTCGCCCGGTTCAACGTCTCGCCGAAGGACGGGCGGTTCTTCTGCGGCGTGCCGACCACGATGGCCGCGGCGGTGCTCGCCCTGGCGGTGCTGATCGGGTTGCCGGTCTCCGGTGGGGTGCAGGTGGCCGGTGTCGGGCTGCTGGCCTTCGCCATGGTCTCCAGCTTCCCGTACGCCAAGCTGGCCCGCCTGATCAAGCTGCCGCCGTGGCTCTGGCTGGCCCCGCTGATCGGTGCCCTGGTCGACATCCGACTCACCTTCGCGATCCTGGTGGTCGGTTACCTGGTCAGCGGCCCGCTGCTCTGGTTGCGCCAGCGCCGCACCGCCTGA